CCTCCCGGGGTGGCTTtgactggggctgagtaagaacccaccaatcccaagttagaaccgaactctccagaaaaggagagattaaacatattaacctcaaaagtacctgagctctcagagagttgaggaagagggagcttgctgaTCGAGAAGTCCGAGACTTGTGCCTTTTCGTACGCAGCAACTGCCTCCGGCATCATAGCCACCAAGCGAGCGTACTCATCCTCAGCGCTCTTGATCTCGTTATCCAGCATGTCCTTCAGGAGCTCAGTATTAGCTTGAAGCTCTTGAGCATAAACCAGAAGATCGACCTCGtctttcttcttggagaacttctccttaaCGGAAACCAGGACCTTGTTGTAAGCgtcagctacctccttctttcctctccggacggctagcctgacctcagcttccttgttcttctggttGTCCTGAGATGAAGCAATCAGCTCTTTGACCtggtactcggctatcttccgagcagcatccaactccccaatcttcctgctcttcacctggaggtcaatcgCTTGACTCTCGATAGTCCCTTGCTGGATGTCAGCCTTGGAGCCGAGTCTCCTGACCTCGGCTTGAAGTTCAGAAAACCTGAACCCGAGCTTGATCAAGTTCCATCTTAGTAGCTCTGACTAGCTCAGTAACCTGAGCTAGCTCACCAGCGTTGGGAGCATTGTGCACAGTTTCCTCGaacttgaactgagccctgttgATAGCTCCAACCAGCTgcaacaaatgaaaacaaagaCTT
This window of the Raphanus sativus cultivar WK10039 unplaced genomic scaffold, ASM80110v3 Scaffold1392, whole genome shotgun sequence genome carries:
- the LOC130504165 gene encoding uncharacterized protein LOC130504165; amino-acid sequence: LVGAINRAQFKFEETSELLRWNLIKLGFRFSELQAEVRRLGSKADIQQGTIESQAIDLQVKSRKIGELDAARKIAEYQVKELIASSQDNQKNKEAEVRLAVRRGKKEVADAYNKVLVSVKEKFSKKKDEVDLLVYAQELQANTELLKDMLDNEIKSAEDEYARLVAMMPEAVAAYEKAQVSDFSISKLPLPQLSESSAPVKATPGGDDKEMEEEVPEDDPVYKGAEKSSGDKEV